From the Bombus pascuorum chromosome 7, iyBomPasc1.1, whole genome shotgun sequence genome, one window contains:
- the LOC132908666 gene encoding apolipoprotein D-like, translating to MIGKIVLILSALALAQAQIPSLGFCPDYVPMANFDMTKFLGIWYEAERYFQLTEVVSRCVMANYTLGPDGKFRVSNEVTNRFTGIKRVLEGEIKKAASKAEEGKLIVKYTIPLTPETKYSVLETDYDSYAVLWSCSGIGPFHTQNAWVMTRERLAPGTVLQKAYAVLDSYKISKTFFVKTDQQDCAYLDTPKPVETSEIQGDQAPVEAPQKDSENVRAAVVPDAPEVIVEMNTKEEEKSTKKPQTAENAKKKAVNAVPVRIMEVADAVKEDIPTKNAQIKEEKNSEPTKEEVDENTKQVEKIA from the exons ATGATCGGCAAGATAGTTCTGATACTTTCGGCTTTGGCTCTGGCTCAAGCCCAGATACCCAGTCTGGGTTTCTGTCCAGATTACGTACCTATGGCGAACTTTGACATGACTAAG TTTTTGGGTATCTGGTACGAGGCTGAGAGATACTTCCAACTGACAGAAGTAGTATCACGATGCGTAATGGCAAATTACACGTTGGGTCCTGACGGCAAATTCCGAGTCAGCAACGAAGTTACAAATAGATT CACGGGGATCAAGAGAGTGTTAGAGGGCGAAATCAAGAAAGCTGCCTCGAAAGCCGAAGAAGGAAAGCTAATCGTAAAATACACGATACCATTGACTCCTGAAACCAAATATTCTGTACTTGAAACGGATTACGATTCTTACGCGGTTCTGTGGAGTTGTTCCGGTATTGGTCCATTCCATACGCAGAACGCCTGGGTTATGACAAGAGAAAGATTAGCACCGGGAACAGTCTTACAGAAG GCTTACGCCGTGCTTGACAGCTACAAGATTTCCAAAACGTTCTTCGTAAAGACGGATCAGCAAGACTGTGCTTACTTGGATACACCAAAACCGGTGGAGACCTCGGAGATTCAAGGCGATCAAGCTCCTGTAGAAGCTCCGCAGAAAGATAGCGAAAATGTTAGAGCCGCTGTAGTGCCAGATGCACCGGAAGTGATCGTCGAAATGAACACGAAGGAGGAGGAAAAGTCGACGAAAAAGCCTCAAACTGCTGAAAACGCGAAGAAGAAGGCGGTTAACGCGGTTCCCGTTCGAATCATGGAAGTGGCTGACGCCGTGAAAGAAGATATACCGACGAAGAATGCGCAGataaaagaggagaaaaacaGCGAACCTACGAAAGAGGAAGTCGACGAAAATACGAAGCAAGTAGAAAAGATCGCGTGA
- the LOC132908674 gene encoding apolipoprotein D-like, with the protein MLRIYLLLITASAAIAQVPFLGSCPTVETIQNFDMERYLGKWYEIEKYFAFFEFGGKCVTATYNITDDSNSINILNKQISALTGVSSSIEGVGKPVLKVEDAKLTVSFPSMPLPLDAPYWILDTDYTTYSVVWSCSNFGVFSTRNVWIMAREPKPLVSVLEKAYQILDKNNISRAYFIRTDQKNCPIGN; encoded by the exons ATGCTGcgaatatatttacttttaattactgCAAGCGCTGCGATAGCACAAGTACCATTTTTGGGCTCGTGTCCTACCGTGGAAACTATACAGAATTTCGATATGGAAAGG TACTTGGGGAAATGGTACGAGATCGAGAAGTACTTTGCATTCTTCGAGTTTGGTGGAAAATGCGTAACTGCTACTTACAATATAACAGACGATAGCAACTCGATCAACATTTTGAATAAGCAGATATCCGCTTT GACTGGAGTTTCTTCAAGTATCGAAGGAGTTGGAAAACCTGTTCTTAAAGTGGAAGACGCAAAATTAACTGTTTCGTTCCCGAGTATGCCTCTTCCATTAGATGCACCTTATTGGATTCTCGATACCGATTATACAACCTACTCCGTTGTATGGAGTTGTTCAAATTTCGGCGTGTTCAG TACGAGGAATGTTTGGATTATGGCAAGAGAACCAAAGCCATTGGTTTCTGTTTTAGAGAAAGCTTATCAAATAttggataaaaataatattagcagagcatattttattcgaactgATCAGAAAAATTGTCCTATAGGAaactaa